CTCTACCTTTAAATAAAAGGGAAAAGCTCAAAAATATTAAAGCAAAAGCTATATAATAATTTAAGCAGGGGTTAGCAGATTTATAACCTGCAGAAAAATTAAAAACATAAGGGTTTTGACTTGTAACAAAACCTTGAAATATAATTCCCTTCAACACTATAGAAGCTAAAGGGATTAAGAAGAAAATTAATCTTATTAGTGTATCTTTTGTTAAGTTATTTTGCAAAAATTTATTAAGTTTTGAGTTAAAAGAACTCATTGCTTCACCTCTATTCAATATAATCACTACATTATAGTATACATAAATTTATTAATTAAACAAATAAAAATTAATTTCAATATTGGTAAAAAAATCAAGTGAAATATTTTTATATATAAAAACAATATATAATCTAACATGGTATACTATTAATACAAGAAAATTTGATATAATCAAAGTATAGTAAGTTAATAATTTATTAAAGCGTATTAAAAAAATAACAAGTTAGTATGTTCACCGAATAGCTAACTATGAGGCACCTTACTTCATTATCTATGCAAAATGTACAGAGCAGTTTTGACTTGTTATTTTATTTCATATATATAAAACATTGAAAAGGGGTTATAAGCATGAAAGAAATAGATTGTAGAGGACTCTCTTATTTAAGAAGTATAAGAGAAATAAAAAAATATTTTAATTCAATTGGTGAAGGAGAAGCAATTATAACAGTAAATAGTGAACTTGGACGATCTAATGTTATAAGATATGTAACCCATAAAGGGTATCAAGTAGACCAAGAAGATGAAGAAAATAGGTTTAACATAAAGGTAGAAAAAAGAGGCTGTTTAGGAGTTGAAGAAGAGGAAAATATATTTTCGGTTTTGATAACATGTGACAAAATCGGATGTGAAGATAAAGATTTAGGAGAAATTCTAATGAGTGAATATTTTGAAGCATTAAATGAATGCGAAAGGCTTCCTAGAGAGATTTTATTCTTAAATTCAAGTGTTAAGTTATTTAAGAACGAATCTAAATCATTAGAAGATATAAGAATGTTATATAAAAAGGGTGTAATAATTTTAATAAATGACACATCTTTAGATTATTATAATTTAAAAGAAGATATTACTTTTGGAGAAATAGCTAATATGTATGATATGGTTATTGCTATGAAAAAATCCCCAAAATTAATAAAGATATAGACTTAATAAAAGATAAATTAGGTTCGTTAATGTATGGAGGGTAGAAGAATGTCAAATTATGATTTAATTATTATTGGAGCCGGAATATCTGGAATGACAGCAGCAATAGGAGCTGCCAAAGAAGGAATAAAAAAAATACTTATTATTGAAAGGGAATCTAATTTAGGCGGAATAATTAATCAATGTATTCATAACGGATTTGGAGAAAAGTTTTTAGGCGAACCTGTAACAGGGCCAGAATATATTGATTTTATAGAAAGACAATTGGATAAATCATGTATACAAATTATTCTAAATACTACTGTATTAGATATTACTAGAGAAATGGTAGTTACATATGTAAATTCTAAAGATGGTGTTAAGGATGTGACGGCTAAGGCAATTATATTTGCTATGGGTGCCAAAGAACAATATTTAGGGAATATTGTAATTCCAACAAATGAACTTACAGGAATATTTACCGTTGGAGAAGCTCATAGAATAATTAATTTAGATGGATATCTGCCAGGAAGAAAGACTATAATTATAGCAAAAGATAAATGGGGATTTATAGTTGCTAGAAGATTAATAATAGAAGGTGGAAATGTAGAAGGTGTAGTACTCGAGAAAGC
The DNA window shown above is from Clostridium beijerinckii and carries:
- a CDS encoding pyridine nucleotide-disulfide oxidoreductase, whose protein sequence is MSNYDLIIIGAGISGMTAAIGAAKEGIKKILIIERESNLGGIINQCIHNGFGEKFLGEPVTGPEYIDFIERQLDKSCIQIILNTTVLDITREMVVTYVNSKDGVKDVTAKAIIFAMGAKEQYLGNIVIPTNELTGIFTVGEAHRIINLDGYLPGRKTIIIAKDKWGFIVARRLIIEGGNVEGVVLEKAFEDITDTEIDNIIDGFDIPIIENSRVMEIEGETRIQKVKIININNKVIEEKECDSLLLSVGFVPENSIVKKLEININSEILGPEVVEFETSVGGFFACGNIIYGEKALHMKETDGIECGIKAAKYIHREKEC
- the yedF gene encoding sulfurtransferase-like selenium metabolism protein YedF produces the protein MKEIDCRGLSYLRSIREIKKYFNSIGEGEAIITVNSELGRSNVIRYVTHKGYQVDQEDEENRFNIKVEKRGCLGVEEEENIFSVLITCDKIGCEDKDLGEILMSEYFEALNECERLPREILFLNSSVKLFKNESKSLEDIRMLYKKGVIILINDTSLDYYNLKEDITFGEIANMYDMVIAMKKSPKLIKI